The Daucus carota subsp. sativus chromosome 7, DH1 v3.0, whole genome shotgun sequence genome window below encodes:
- the LOC108195206 gene encoding protein RESPONSE TO ABA AND SALT 1, whose amino-acid sequence MAGGSSSSSSSSSNPRASFETFFEGWLVRQEHFLEELQSVVETCEESRHEDLEELSDRVLSHYKQYYEEKSRMCSRNVFLVFNPTWFTPFERTFFWIAGFKPDLALRVVSVAAGDLTPEQNQSIEKLKKEMRVVEKELSAELARVQESVAAPELMVVGGRAPVDGEIGNIDGVLEEIRADMVAVLSNADVLRTRTAERLVGILNPVQKVKFLAAATQLQLRVRTVGLQRETRNRARN is encoded by the coding sequence ATGGCCGGtggttcttcttcttcctcctcctcaTCTTCCAATCCCAGAGCCTCATTTGAAACTTTCTTCGAAGGCTGGCTAGTTCGTCAAGAACACTTTCTCGAAGAACTCCAATCCGTCGTCGAAACATGCGAGGAATCGAGACACGAGGATTTGGAAGAGCTGAGTGACAGGGTCTTATCACACTACAAGCAATACTACGAGGAGAAATCAAGAATGTGTAGCCGCAATGTTTTTCTCGTGTTTAATCCCACTTGGTTCACTCCTTTTGAGAGAACCTTCTTCTGGATTGCTGGGTTCAAGCCGGACTTGGCGCTCCGGGTGGTTTCTGTCGCCGCCGGTGACCTCACGCCGGAGCAAAATCAGTCAATTGAGAAACTGAAGAAGGAGATGAGGGTTGTGGAGAAAGAGCTGAGTGCTGAGCTGGCGAGAGTTCAGGAGAGTGTGGCGGCGCCGGAGCTGATGGTGGTGGGCGGCAGGGCTCCGGTGGACGGAGAGATTGGGAATATAGATGGGGTTCTGGAGGAGATAAGAGCGGACATGGTGGCGGTTTTGTCGAATGCGGATGTGCTGAGAACACGGACGGCGGAGCGGCTTGTGGGGATTCTGAACCCGGTTCAGAAGGTTAAGTTTTTAGCGGCAGCCACGCAGTTGCAGCTTCGGGTTAGGACGGTTGGGTTACAGAGGGAAACAAGAAACAGGGCTAGAAATTAA
- the LOC108195350 gene encoding protein trichome birefringence-like 3 gives MGTLIKSPLSKLPFSIITISICAFAFIGLLFTERITFLSSTTIFTLSPCAKRALAKSKGKSAAKDEVNYLADDRFEFDPHECSVTSGKWRFNTSTMPLYTDRSCPYLDRQVSCVKNGRPDSDYRHWEWQPDDCYLPRFDPKIALEKLRGKRLMFVGDSLQRGQWQSFVCLVEFIIPADQKSMRRGRVHSTFRAKEYNATIEFYWAPFLVESNSDLKIVGDPKQRILKVDSVAKHAKHWLGIDILVFNTYVWWMSGLKIKSLWGSFANGEDGYEELDASVSYRIALKTWANWVDTTIDTNKTRVFFTTMSPTHQRSADWNNKGGIKCYNETKPVTKRRHWGTGSDKRIMNVVADVVGKMKVPVSLINITQLSEYRIDAHSSVYTETGGKLLTDEQKADPLHNADCIHWCLPGVPDTWNQIFFAHLL, from the exons ATGGGCACATTAATCAAATCTCCTCTGTCAAAGCTTCCATTTTCCATTATCACAATCTCAATCTGTGCATTTGCCTTCATTGGCCTTTTGTTCACTGAAAGAATCACTTTTCTTTCTTCCACCACCATTTTCACGCTTAGCCCTTGCGCTAAGCGTGCTCTTGCTAAGTCTAAAG GTAAAAGTGCAGCCAAAGATGAGGTGAACTACCTTGCCGATGATCGGTTTGAATTTGATCCTCATGAGTGCAGTGTTACTAGTGGAAAATGGAGGTTTAACACCTCCACCATGCCTCTATACACGGACAGGAGCTGCCCGTATCTTGATAGACAAGTATCTTGTGTTAAAAACGGCAGACCGGACTCAGATTATCGTCATTGGGAGTGGCAGCCAGATGACTGTTACTTGCCTAG GTTTGATCCGAAAATTGCCCTTGAGAAACTCCGGGGAAAGAGGCTTATGTTTGTAGGGGATTCACTGCAAAGAGGACAGTGGCAGTCTTTTGTTTGTCTGGTTGAGTTCATCATACCTGCAGATCAGAAGTCCATGCGTCGAGGCCGTGTCCATTCAACCTTCAGAGCTAAG GAGTATAACGCTACAATTGAATTTTACTGGGCGCCGTTTTTAGTTGAGTCCAATTCTGATCTGAAAATAGTAGGAGATCCAAAACAGAGAATTTTAAAAGTTGATTCAGTTGCAAAGCATGCAAAACATTGGTTGGGAATCGACATCCTTGTTTTCAACACTTATGTTTGGTGGATGAGTGGTCTAAAAATCAAGTCTCT ATGGGGTTCATTTGCCAACGGAGAGGATGGTTATGAAGAACTAGATGCTTCCGTTTCATACAGAATAGCATTGAAGACTTGGGCCAATTGGGTTGACACCACTATCGATACTAACAAAACAAGGGTGTTCTTCACTACTATGTCCCCTACACACCAGAG GAGTGCAGACTGGAACAACAAAGGAGGGATAAAATGCTACAATGAGACAAAACCTGTAACGAAAAGGAGGCACTGGGGAACTGGCTCTGACAAGCGGATAATGAATGTTGTTGCAGATGTTGTGGGAAAAATGAAAGTACCTGTTTCATTAATAAACATAACACAATTATCAGAGTACAGAATTGATGCACATTCCTCAGTTTACACCGAGACTGGAGGTAAATTGTTAACCGATGAACAGAAGGCCGATCCACTACACAATGCAGATTGTATACATTGGTGTTTGCCAGGAGTTCCTGATACCtggaatcaaatattttttgcaCATTTGTTGTAG